One Hydrogenimonas thermophila DNA window includes the following coding sequences:
- a CDS encoding M16 family metallopeptidase has translation MASNLPKYYTKTLKNGLKIVVIPLKNESEVITTDVFYKVGSRNEVMGKSGIAHMLEHMNFKSTKNMEAGEFDKIVKRFGGIDNASTGFDYTHYFIKSSNKNLDKSLSLFADMMANLSLKDEEFQPERKVVAEERRWRTDNNPVGYLYFRLFNNAYIYHPYHWTPIGFMNDILNWSIEDIRNFHKTYYQPKNAIIVVAGDIEPETVFEAAKKHFEKIENCCDIPEVHAKEPEPDGPKRVVIYKESEVEIVAITFPIPNFQHEDQPALSALSELLSQGKSSRLVEELVDKKKMVNQLYAYNMELKDPGVFLFLAVCNPGVKAEDVEKEIWNQIDKIKTKGVSEDELKKVKVNTKAAFIFSMENSSNVADLFGGYFARGDIKPLLTYEENIEKLKPEMIKTVAKRYLDKEKSVTVILRKGETK, from the coding sequence ACGGCCTTAAAATTGTCGTTATCCCTCTTAAAAATGAGAGTGAGGTTATTACAACCGATGTCTTCTACAAGGTAGGAAGTCGAAATGAAGTAATGGGAAAAAGCGGTATTGCCCATATGCTAGAACATATGAACTTCAAATCTACAAAAAATATGGAAGCTGGTGAATTTGACAAGATTGTCAAACGTTTTGGAGGTATAGATAATGCTTCTACAGGGTTTGACTATACCCACTACTTTATTAAAAGTTCGAACAAAAATCTAGATAAATCACTATCACTTTTTGCCGATATGATGGCAAATTTGAGTTTAAAAGATGAAGAGTTTCAACCTGAAAGAAAAGTTGTCGCTGAAGAGAGACGCTGGAGAACCGACAATAATCCGGTAGGTTACCTATATTTCCGCCTTTTTAACAATGCTTATATTTATCATCCATACCATTGGACACCAATCGGTTTTATGAATGATATTTTAAACTGGAGCATAGAAGATATCCGCAATTTCCATAAAACATACTATCAACCAAAAAATGCCATTATTGTTGTAGCAGGCGATATAGAGCCGGAAACTGTTTTTGAAGCAGCTAAGAAACATTTTGAAAAGATTGAAAACTGCTGTGACATTCCTGAAGTTCATGCAAAAGAACCAGAACCAGATGGTCCAAAACGAGTTGTTATTTACAAAGAGAGTGAAGTTGAGATAGTTGCTATCACCTTCCCTATTCCAAATTTCCAGCATGAAGACCAACCGGCACTTTCAGCACTTAGTGAACTTTTAAGTCAGGGAAAAAGTAGCCGTCTGGTTGAAGAACTTGTTGATAAAAAGAAGATGGTAAATCAACTATATGCCTATAATATGGAGTTAAAAGATCCTGGAGTATTTCTATTTCTTGCAGTTTGTAACCCTGGTGTTAAAGCTGAAGATGTAGAAAAAGAGATATGGAACCAAATAGATAAAATAAAAACTAAAGGTGTAAGCGAAGATGAGTTGAAAAAGGTAAAGGTAAATACCAAAGCAGCTTTCATTTTCAGTATGGAAAACTCCAGTAATGTTGCAGACCTTTTTGGAGGCTATTTTGCACGAGGAGATATAAAGCCATTATTAACATATGAAGAGAATATTGAAAAATTAAAGCCAGAAATGATAAAAACAGTAGCAAAACGCTACCTCGACAAGGAGAAATCTGTGACAGTCATTTTACGAAAAGGTGAAACAAAATGA